The region GATGCAGCTGTTGTTATAATAGATAAAGGCTGTCTCCATTGATGAGCAATATTTCCTATCATCTCACCCATTGCAGCTAATCTTGATTGTTGGATAAGTAGTCTCTCTTGATCTGTTCTTTTTTCCACTTCATCTTTTACTTTTTTGTCTAATTGTTTATTTAAATATTCTAATTCAATTGTTTTTTCTTCAAGTTTTTTATTTGTTTCATTTAACTCTAATGTTCTAATCTCTACTCTATTTTCAAGCTCTTCATGGGATTCTTTTAACTGTTCTTGAGAACTTTGTATTTTAGAAATCATTTTATTAAAACTATTTGATAATTGTCCAAATTCATCTTTACTTTTATAGTCACTTCTTACTTGTAAATTGCCATGGGAAATCTCATTTGCAATCTCATTTAATTTAATTATTGGTTTTGAAAAACTTTTTGCTATAAAGTAAGAAACTAAAGAGGTAATAAATAATAAGACAATAAAGAAAAGAGAAAAACTTACATACATACTTGTTATTCTTTTGTTATATTGCTCTAATGAAAAACTTAAATGGATATGTCCCCAGTTTGTTGCAGAGAATACAATTGGATAAGTATAATGAAAGACCATCTCATCTAAAACCTTACTTTTCATAATCTTAGCTCTTGCAGTATCACCCTCAAGTTTCGTAAAACTACTGTCAATACTCTTTTCAAATAACCATTTATCTTTTTTTATTATAAAGTATTCATTAGAATTTTTAGAGATTATAATAGATTTCAACAATTCATGTTGAGAAAGGAATTCATGATTAAACTCTACTATATAAGCTCCATCATTTAAAACAATCGCATCTGAAGTAACATATACAATCATTTTTGCAATACTTTTTGCTTCTAATTGCATAGAATCAATAATCTCTTTTTTTTGATTTTTTACATAATATATTGAAAATATTACAGAAAAAAATAGTATTGATAAAAACATTGATATAAAAATTTTTAAAGATATTCTATTTATACTTACCATTAATACTTTCTTTTCAGTTCTATATATTCATCATAAAATTTTTCTAATTCAAATAAATCTTCTGGATATATTCTTTTAATTTTTACATTTCCTAATAATTCTAATAAAGATTGATAGTCTTTATCAAATGTTCCATCTTTTACTATTTTATCAAATCCATTAATTATCTTTTTACTTACATTTTTGTGCATTAATCCTAATCCAAAAAGAAATATTGGTTTAGATTCTTTTAGAATTGATACTCTTTTTTTAATTGCAGGATTTAATGCTACAATATCATTATAAGCACTTTTTCTTATAACAGAAAAATCTGATTTATTAAAATAAAGATCCAAAACTAATGTAGAATCACTTTGCACTTCTTTAATATTTTTTACAATCTGCTTGTATGGTTTATGTAACTCTTTAAGGGTTATATAATCAAGCCAATCCGAATAATTATCATTTGCTACAAAGGTAGAAAAGTTTTTACCTTTTAAATCTCTTATAGATTTAATATTAGATTTATTATTTACAAGTAAAACATATTGTTGAAACTCTTTATTATAATCAAAAGTAAAATAATACTGAGAAGATTCTTTTAGCCTTTTTCTATCTCTTAAATAGAAACTTGCATAAGTAATAATTGAATTATATTTTGAGTAATTAATATAACTATCAAAGAGTTTTTTATTATTATCTAAAAAAGTAACATCTACAAAATAATTATCCTCATTTAGAGTTTGAAATTGTTTTGAAATTCTCGTCACAACACTTTTTATTTTATTTTGTCGTATTTTATCATATTTACTTATTATTACACCAAAGCTATAATTATTATCTAAATAATCATTAGCTTTTAAAAAGTTTGCTACTAGAGATAATAAAATAAAAAGACTAATAAGTCTGGTTTTCAATTTCTCTACCCACTAATTTATCTATTGTTGCTAAAGATAGTAAATAATCATGAACATTTTTTAAATAATCAGATTTTACATATACTTCCATTAGTTGAGATTGAACTAAATCTCTAGCCTCAACCATTTCATATTGATAACCTTTAAAATTCATTTTACTATTCTCTTTTGCAGTTTTAACTGCATCTTTGAGTATTTGCACTTGATTAAACCCAATTGAACTTTTTATAAACTCATTTTTAAGTTGTAATGCAACAGCATCTTCTAAAAACAACTTCTTTTCATTTATTATACTTTTATCAACTCTTTTTTCAATAACTTCATTTTTTGTTTTAAACCCATTAAATAGATTCATTTTTACAGCTAGCCCTATACTCCATCTATTTTCATCATCTTCATTTAAATAACCATATTCATATGAGTTGTAAGTATGACTTATATTTCCAAAAACATTTACCATAGGATAATAATCTGCTTTTTTTTCTTTTATTTGCTCATCTTTAATTTTTAATGCTAAATTTATAGTTTTTACATCAGGATTTAACCTCATAGCTTCTTTTACAAGCTCTTGTAAAGCAATGTTTTGTTTAAGTATTTTTTGTTCTTCATATACAATTTTTATAGTATCATTATATTTAAGTCCCATTACATTAGCAATTGCACCCTCTAACATTTTCCTGTTTAAATCAATTTTTGCCCTTGTTGATTCAATCAAAGAGGTAAGTAACTTAATATTTAAATAATCTGTTTTCTTAATCTCTAAAGATGTACCATTTTCTAAAAAATCTTTTGTTAAATCTCTACTAAATTTCATATTTGAGTATATACCATCAACTAGATTATATAATTCATTAGTAAGAACATATCCATAAAAATATTTTTTTACATCATAAACAACACTATTTTCATCTCTATTTATTGCTTCTCTTTTAATATCTTTATTTAACCTAGCTTGTTCAATAATAGAAGATATTTTTCCACCTGTGTACAAGGGGTAATTTACTTCAAGTTGACCAACAACAGTATCTCTACCTTTTGCAATACTATCTATGTCTGCATTAATTTGACCTTGAGGAAAAGCATTTGCTGGCATAGCAGATATAGTTGCTTGTGCAGCATCTCTTGCAGCACCTGCTGGAATATTTAAAGTATTAGCTAATGCAAATATTTTTGAATATTCTGAAGATAAAGTAAAATATCCTCTTTGTTGAAATATAGTGTCATTTTTATCTCTATTTGCATAAAAAATTGCATCAAGACTGGGATAATTTGCACTTAATGCCTGTTGATATTGGGCATCTGCCATTTGTAAATTTAACTTAGAGATTCTATTCATTGCATTATTTTGTATAGCTAAATCAATAGCCTTATTTAAATCTACTTCCACTTCTTTTGAGATAAGTGAATTTATTAATAACAATGATGAAATAATTATCTTCTTCAAACTAATACCTTTTTTTAATATTAATTAAATTATAACATTAAGCCTTTTAAATTTAATAATGCAAATTTATGTAAATAGATTTAAATTACATATTGGATATAATTTCCTTTTTACAGAAGGAAGATATTTTATGAAATTTAAAATTGACGGAAAGTCATATCACAAAGCAAGAGCTTGTACTATTGAAACAGCACATAGTACTATTCAAACTCCTGTTTTTATGCCTGTTGGTACACAAGGAACTGTGAAGGCACTTGATGCAAATGATATGTTAAGTTTAGGTGCAAAAATAATTTTAGGCAACACCTACCATTTATACTTAAGACCAGGTAGCAAACTAGTTAAAAAGTTTGGAGGACTGCATGGTTTTTCAAAGTTTCCAAACTCCTTTTTAACTGATAGTGGTGGGTTTCAAGCTTTCTCTTTAAGTGATAACTCAAAGCCAGATGAAAATGGAATTACTTTTAAATCTCATATTGATGGAAGTAAACACTACTTTACTCCACAAAGTGTTTTAGATACACAATACGATTTAGGCAGTGATATTATGATGATTTTAGATGATTTAGTTGCATTACCAAATACAAAAGAAAGAATCAAAAAATCTATTGAAAGAACAACAAAATGGGCAAAAGAAGCAATAACTTACCATAAAGAACAACAATCACGTGGTATAGGTGTAAACCAAAATATTTTTGCAATTATCCAAGGTGGTACAGATAAAGAGTTTAGGCAATTAAGTGCCGAGCAACTTTGTGCACTTACAGATTTTGATGGTTATGCAATTGGTGGATTAAGTGTTGGAGAACCAAATCAAGATATGTATGAAACTGTTGAGTGGACTACAAATTTCATGCCAGAAGATAAACCAAGATATCTTATGGGCGTTGGTACACCTGAAGATTTAATTGAAAACATCGAAAGAGGTGTTGATATGTTTGATTGTGTTATGCCAACAAGAAATGCAAGAAATGGAACACTTTTTACAAGTTTTGGTAGAGTAAATATCAAAAAAGCAACTTTCAAAGAAGATGAAGCACCAATTGACCCCGAATGTGATTGTTATACTTGTAAAAACTTTACAAGAGCATATATGAACCATCTTTTTAGAGCTGGGGAAATTACATATTTTAGATTAGCATCATTACACAATATCCACTACTATTTAACCCTAATGAAACAAGCTAGAGAAGCAATTTTAGCTGATAATTGGATAGAATTTAAAAAAGAGTTTTATGCTAAAAGAGGTGTTTCGCAAGAGCAAGCTTAACCTCTTTTTAGGTATAATCCGAACAATTTATAAGAGCTGTTCATTGCTCTTTTTACAATTTTATACTTTTTATTAACAAAAAGTAGTTATTAAACTTCAAGTATCTTTGATATGGATACTTTTAAAAGGAATTATAAATGACTGTTGATGACAAACTAATAGATAAGTTAGCTAAGCTATCAAGCCTAGAGATTGAAGAATCAAAAAAAGAAAACCTTAAATCTGAACTTGCAGATATTATCAACTTTGTTGAAAATCTAAATGAGATCGATGTTTCAAATATTGAAGCAACATTTAATACTGTTGAGGGTGGTACACCATTAAGAGAAGATGAAGCTAAACAAGATTTAGAGTTATCAAATCATATTTTAAAACATGCACCACAATCTGAAGATGGGTATTTTATAGTTCCAAAAATTATTGAGTAAGGAATAAAATGTCATATAAAATTTATGGAATAAAAACTTGTAACTCAGTAAGAAGTGCACTAAAGTTTTTCAAAGACAACAATATAGAAGTTGAGTTTTGTGATTTAAGAAAAGAACCACCTTCATCTGAAGAAGTAAAATTTTGGGTTGATAAAGCAGGGATAGACACTGTTTTTAATAATAAAGGTGCAAAATATAGAGACCTAAAACTAAAAGAGTTAAATCTTGATGATAATGGTAAATTTGAATGGTTATGTAAAGAACCAATGCTTGTAAAAAGACCTGTAGTAGTTTTTGATAACAATGTACTAGTTGGTTTCAAAGAAGATATCTACAAAGAAACTTTCAAATAAAAATAAAAATATCACTGGAAAAATCCAGTGATATAATCTAAGCTCTAGCTTCTTTTAAAGTCTCAGCTATCATAAATGCCAATTCTAAAGATTGATCAGCATTTAATCTTGGATCACACTGTGTATGATATCTACTAGAAAGACCTTCAGCAGTAATAGCTGAACTTGAACTTCCTGTACACTCAGTTACATTTTGTCCTGTCATCTCTAAATGAATACCACCTGCTACACTTCCTTGTGCTTTATGGATTTGGAAGAACTGTTTAACTTCACTTAAAATATTAGCAAAATCTCTTGTTTTATAACCATTATCCGTTTTTTCAACATTTCCATGCATTGGGTCACATGACCAAACAATATTTTTACCTTCACTCTCAACTTTTTTAAGAAGATTAGGAAAAATATCAGCTACCTTATCGTGTCCCATTCTAACAATAAGATTTAATCTTCCTGCTTCATTTTCAGGATTAAGAGCATCTATAAGTTTAATTAGTTCATCCTCTTTCATAGATGGACCAACTTTACAACCTATCGGATTTTTAATACCTCTGAAATATTCAAGATGGGCACCATCTAATTCTCTAGTTCTATCACCTATCCATAACATATGTGCACTACAATCATACCAATCATCTGTTAATGAATCTTTTCTTGTTAATGCTTCTTCATAATTTAGTAATAAAGCTTCGTGTGAAGTATAAAGTACTGTTTCTCTTAATTGGTTTGTATTTTCACTTGTTATTCCACAAGATTCCATAAATTTTAATGTCTCAGAGATTTTATTTGCTAACTGATCATATTTTTCACCTAAAGCATTATCTTTAACGAAGTCCAAGTTCCATGCATGAACTTTATGTAGATCTGCCATACCACCTCTTGCAAAAGCCCTTAAAAGATTTAGTGTAGCAGCACTTTGATTATAAGCTTTTAGAAGTCTTTTTGGCTTTGGAGTTCTATCTTTTTGAGAAAAACCTACATCATTAATTATATCTCCTCTGTAAGATGGTAGTGCAATTCCATTTACCTCTTCATAGTCTGAACTTCTAGGTTTTGCAAATTGACCTGCTATCCTTCCAACTTTTACGACAGGACATCCACCTGAAAAAGTCAATACAACTGCCATTTGCATCATAACTTTAAATAAATCTTTTATATTATTTGCATCAAAAGCATTAAAAGATTCAGCACAATCT is a window of Halarcobacter sp. DNA encoding:
- the tgt gene encoding tRNA guanosine(34) transglycosylase Tgt; this translates as MKFKIDGKSYHKARACTIETAHSTIQTPVFMPVGTQGTVKALDANDMLSLGAKIILGNTYHLYLRPGSKLVKKFGGLHGFSKFPNSFLTDSGGFQAFSLSDNSKPDENGITFKSHIDGSKHYFTPQSVLDTQYDLGSDIMMILDDLVALPNTKERIKKSIERTTKWAKEAITYHKEQQSRGIGVNQNIFAIIQGGTDKEFRQLSAEQLCALTDFDGYAIGGLSVGEPNQDMYETVEWTTNFMPEDKPRYLMGVGTPEDLIENIERGVDMFDCVMPTRNARNGTLFTSFGRVNIKKATFKEDEAPIDPECDCYTCKNFTRAYMNHLFRAGEITYFRLASLHNIHYYLTLMKQAREAILADNWIEFKKEFYAKRGVSQEQA
- a CDS encoding arsenate reductase family protein; translated protein: MSYKIYGIKTCNSVRSALKFFKDNNIEVEFCDLRKEPPSSEEVKFWVDKAGIDTVFNNKGAKYRDLKLKELNLDDNGKFEWLCKEPMLVKRPVVVFDNNVLVGFKEDIYKETFK
- a CDS encoding ATP-binding protein, giving the protein MVSINRISLKIFISMFLSILFFSVIFSIYYVKNQKKEIIDSMQLEAKSIAKMIVYVTSDAIVLNDGAYIVEFNHEFLSQHELLKSIIISKNSNEYFIIKKDKWLFEKSIDSSFTKLEGDTARAKIMKSKVLDEMVFHYTYPIVFSATNWGHIHLSFSLEQYNKRITSMYVSFSLFFIVLLFITSLVSYFIAKSFSKPIIKLNEIANEISHGNLQVRSDYKSKDEFGQLSNSFNKMISKIQSSQEQLKESHEELENRVEIRTLELNETNKKLEEKTIELEYLNKQLDKKVKDEVEKRTDQERLLIQQSRLAAMGEMIGNIAHQWRQPLSIITTAASGIKVEKEFGISSEKEELNKVETIMKTSIYLSNTIEDFSNFFKPNKEKENFNIETMLKQSLELVGASFKYYHISVNIDVEKEIIVNGFANEYAQAIMNILNNAKDILVDRSIQNPTIDLKIYEKNGLGVLAIKDNAGGIDNNIIDKIFEPYFTTKHKSQGTGIGLYMSKMIIEENMQGELKVENSKDGAVFTISVPNI
- a CDS encoding PhnD/SsuA/transferrin family substrate-binding protein, whose amino-acid sequence is MKTRLISLFILLSLVANFLKANDYLDNNYSFGVIISKYDKIRQNKIKSVVTRISKQFQTLNEDNYFVDVTFLDNNKKLFDSYINYSKYNSIITYASFYLRDRKRLKESSQYYFTFDYNKEFQQYVLLVNNKSNIKSIRDLKGKNFSTFVANDNYSDWLDYITLKELHKPYKQIVKNIKEVQSDSTLVLDLYFNKSDFSVIRKSAYNDIVALNPAIKKRVSILKESKPIFLFGLGLMHKNVSKKIINGFDKIVKDGTFDKDYQSLLELLGNVKIKRIYPEDLFELEKFYDEYIELKRKY
- a CDS encoding TolC family protein, whose product is MKKIIISSLLLINSLISKEVEVDLNKAIDLAIQNNAMNRISKLNLQMADAQYQQALSANYPSLDAIFYANRDKNDTIFQQRGYFTLSSEYSKIFALANTLNIPAGAARDAAQATISAMPANAFPQGQINADIDSIAKGRDTVVGQLEVNYPLYTGGKISSIIEQARLNKDIKREAINRDENSVVYDVKKYFYGYVLTNELYNLVDGIYSNMKFSRDLTKDFLENGTSLEIKKTDYLNIKLLTSLIESTRAKIDLNRKMLEGAIANVMGLKYNDTIKIVYEEQKILKQNIALQELVKEAMRLNPDVKTINLALKIKDEQIKEKKADYYPMVNVFGNISHTYNSYEYGYLNEDDENRWSIGLAVKMNLFNGFKTKNEVIEKRVDKSIINEKKLFLEDAVALQLKNEFIKSSIGFNQVQILKDAVKTAKENSKMNFKGYQYEMVEARDLVQSQLMEVYVKSDYLKNVHDYLLSLATIDKLVGREIENQTY
- the gatC gene encoding Asp-tRNA(Asn)/Glu-tRNA(Gln) amidotransferase subunit GatC — encoded protein: MTVDDKLIDKLAKLSSLEIEESKKENLKSELADIINFVENLNEIDVSNIEATFNTVEGGTPLREDEAKQDLELSNHILKHAPQSEDGYFIVPKIIE
- a CDS encoding class II 3-deoxy-7-phosphoheptulonate synthase; translation: MNNWNPDSWRNFPIKQQPIYDDLEKLTKVEKELATYPPLIFAEEARRLKSQLADVSRGKAFLLQGGDCAESFNAFDANNIKDLFKVMMQMAVVLTFSGGCPVVKVGRIAGQFAKPRSSDYEEVNGIALPSYRGDIINDVGFSQKDRTPKPKRLLKAYNQSAATLNLLRAFARGGMADLHKVHAWNLDFVKDNALGEKYDQLANKISETLKFMESCGITSENTNQLRETVLYTSHEALLLNYEEALTRKDSLTDDWYDCSAHMLWIGDRTRELDGAHLEYFRGIKNPIGCKVGPSMKEDELIKLIDALNPENEAGRLNLIVRMGHDKVADIFPNLLKKVESEGKNIVWSCDPMHGNVEKTDNGYKTRDFANILSEVKQFFQIHKAQGSVAGGIHLEMTGQNVTECTGSSSSAITAEGLSSRYHTQCDPRLNADQSLELAFMIAETLKEARA